Proteins encoded within one genomic window of Acomys russatus chromosome 5, mAcoRus1.1, whole genome shotgun sequence:
- the Tpd52l3 gene encoding tumor protein D55 encodes MDLSHLESSLTGQNSEPAGLGCSSTNPNCFSTNQGPDSLYQELDLDSLDEDLSLSIVEATTETPASTHESHAASEPELTEAEQMELKTELTKLEEEISTLRDVLATKEKRCSELRRKLGCAALVGLRHNLSKSWHEVQASNTYMRQKTSTALSLVGSAICRKLEDMKKSSTFRSLEGLMGTVKSRVAGGRELGSGLLSSPASGNDPQSLPGSGFETVPELGDQLLASVLKPQ; translated from the coding sequence ATGGACCtgtctcacctggagtccagcctCACTGGCCAGAATTCGGAGCCTGCCGGCCTCGGCTGCAGCTCCACCAACCCCAACTGTTTCTCCACAAACCAAGGACCAGACTCTCTTTACCAAGAACTGGACCTGGATTCCCTGGATGAAGATCTTTCCCTGTCTATTGTAGAGGCCACGACAGAGACCCCGGCATCCACACACGAATCCCACGCAGCTTCAGAACCAGAGCTGACGGAGGCTGAGCAAATGGAGCTCAAAACTGAGCTCACTAAACTAGAGGAAGAGATCTCCACCTTACGTGACGTGCTAGCAACCAAGGAGAAGCGGTGCAGCGAACTCAGGAGGAAGTTAGGCTGCGCGGCCTTGGTGGGACTGAGGCACAACCTTTCCAAGAGCTGGCATGAAGTTCAGGCCTCCAACACCTACATGAGGCAGAAGACGTCAACTGCCCTGTCCTTGGTGGGCTCTGCCATCTGCAGGAAACTTGAAGACATGAAGAAGTCGTCCACCTTCAGATCTCTTGAAGGACTGATGGGGACCGTCAAGTCAAGAGTTGCAGGCGGCAGGGAGCTTGGCAGTGGCCTTCTTTCTTCACCAGCGAGTGGCAATGATCCGCAGTCGCTTCCGGGGAGTGGATTTGAAACTGTTCCAGAACTTGGCGATCAACTGCTTGCTTCCGTCCTGAAGCCACAGTAA